The Hymenobacter sp. GOD-10R genome includes a window with the following:
- a CDS encoding OmpA family protein, whose protein sequence is MKKTSNLLLLGTALAATTLLPSCVASKKYEDLRARQAATEQGKETAERQYRQAVVELKKTTDELAQLKLDNRRLMDDSTQNGNALRRTRTLYTQLTDSYDKLLKNSDRAIADKSADYNKVAKDLARREAELGELATSLNKSKGDVDKLNADLKTREAKLAELQQALADKDKAVNDLKAKVSNALLSFKDSDLQVKMKDGKVYVSLSEQLLFKSGSTKVDPKGIDALKKLAVVLQEQKDVNVVVEGHTDNVPFRGASGGMKDNWDLSVLRATEIARLLTEGGVTPSQVTASGRSQYVPVASNDTPANKAMNRRTEIILTPKLDELFKILDTNSTSSTSTGK, encoded by the coding sequence GTGAAAAAAACGTCTAATCTTCTCCTACTCGGCACCGCACTAGCGGCTACTACCCTATTGCCTAGCTGTGTTGCATCGAAGAAATATGAAGACCTGCGCGCCCGTCAAGCCGCCACTGAGCAGGGTAAGGAGACCGCTGAGCGCCAGTACCGTCAAGCCGTAGTAGAGTTGAAGAAAACCACCGACGAGCTAGCGCAATTGAAGCTGGACAACCGTCGCCTCATGGACGACTCCACCCAGAACGGCAATGCCCTGCGTCGCACACGCACACTCTATACCCAACTCACCGACAGCTACGATAAACTTCTTAAAAACAGTGACCGAGCTATTGCCGATAAGTCGGCCGATTATAACAAGGTTGCTAAAGACCTAGCTCGCCGCGAAGCAGAACTAGGGGAGCTAGCCACCTCGCTGAATAAAAGCAAAGGAGACGTTGACAAACTAAACGCCGACCTAAAAACCCGCGAAGCCAAGCTCGCTGAACTTCAGCAGGCGCTTGCCGATAAAGACAAAGCGGTGAACGACCTGAAAGCCAAAGTAAGTAATGCGCTCTTGAGCTTCAAAGACAGCGACTTGCAGGTAAAGATGAAAGACGGTAAGGTGTACGTGTCGCTTTCCGAGCAGTTGCTGTTTAAGAGTGGTTCCACCAAAGTGGATCCCAAAGGCATCGACGCACTAAAAAAGCTAGCCGTGGTGCTACAAGAGCAGAAAGATGTGAACGTGGTAGTAGAAGGCCACACCGACAACGTGCCTTTCCGCGGAGCTTCGGGTGGCATGAAGGACAACTGGGATTTGAGCGTGCTGCGCGCCACCGAAATTGCTCGCCTGCTCACCGAGGGCGGCGTGACGCCGAGCCAAGTTACGGCTTCAGGCCGCTCGCAGTACGTACCCGTTGCCAGCAACGACACGCCAGCTAATAAGGCCATGAACCGCCGCACAGAAATCATCCTGACGCCGAAGCTCGACGAGCTGTTCAAGATTTTGGATACGAATTCAACCTCATCTACTTCAACGGGTAAGTAG